A stretch of DNA from Candidatus Bathyarchaeia archaeon:
GTTAACGACATATCAGTCATCATAGTGTTATAAGCGCTTGAAAAAGAGGGTTTGAAGGTGAAGGTTAACGTTAGGTTTGTTGGCAGTTTCCGCAACATAACAAAAAAGGGCAAAATAGCACTAGAGCTAAGCGAAGGTGTACAACTCAAAGAAGCCATAAAACAAATTATTGAAAAATTTCCAAATATGGAAAGGGCCCTAATTGACCCGGAGCTAGGCGACCCGAGACCAAACACCCTAATAATTGTGAATGACTGTGAAATCAGCGTCTTAAAAGGTTTGGAAACAACCCTTAAGGATGGGGACGAAGTGATTTTAATTCCAGTTTCCCACGGAGGATAAGCCTTTTGAAACTTTTCCCAATAAGAACAGACGTTATAAAACCGGGAGACGACATTGTCAACGCTGTTTTAAAAGCAATGGAGAAACGAGGGCTAACGCTTGATGATGGAGACATTTTGGCGTTGGCATCAAAAGTTATAGCCTACGCAGAAGACCGCGTTGTAAAGTTGGATAAAATTAAACCATCTGAAAAGGCTAAAAAACTCGCCAGAAAATTCACACTACCACCAGAACTTGCCGAACTAATCATAAAAGAGGCTGAAGAAATCTACGGCGGAGTGAAAAAGGCTGTATTAACGCTAAAAGATGGGGTTTTAACGCCAAATGCCGGAATAGACAGTAAAAATGCCCCGCAAGACGCTGTCGCTTTATGGCCGAAAAACCCAGAAAAATGGGCAAAAAACATTAGAGAAAAGATAATGCGCAAAACTGGGAAAAAGGTTGCAGTCTTAATTGTTGACAGCGGCTTAAGACCTTTAAGGCTTGGCACAGGCGGCTTAGCCCTAGCTGCCGCTGGTTTCAAGCCGATAAGAGATTGCAGAGGTGAGGGGGACATTTTTGGGAAAAAATTGACTATCACATTACACGCTGTAGCAGACGACTTGGCCTCAGCAGCCCATCTCTTAATGGGTGAAACCTCGGAAAAAATTCCAGCCGTTTTAATTAAAGGGGTGCCCG
This window harbors:
- a CDS encoding MoaD/ThiS family protein gives rise to the protein MKVNVRFVGSFRNITKKGKIALELSEGVQLKEAIKQIIEKFPNMERALIDPELGDPRPNTLIIVNDCEISVLKGLETTLKDGDEVILIPVSHGG
- the cofE gene encoding coenzyme F420-0:L-glutamate ligase: MKLFPIRTDVIKPGDDIVNAVLKAMEKRGLTLDDGDILALASKVIAYAEDRVVKLDKIKPSEKAKKLARKFTLPPELAELIIKEAEEIYGGVKKAVLTLKDGVLTPNAGIDSKNAPQDAVALWPKNPEKWAKNIREKIMRKTGKKVAVLIVDSGLRPLRLGTGGLALAAAGFKPIRDCRGEGDIFGKKLTITLHAVADDLASAAHLLMGETSEKIPAVLIKGVPVNLDDGVYGPEDMSLPLKECIFMNSFKPKQKIKY